A region of Oryzias latipes chromosome 18, ASM223467v1 DNA encodes the following proteins:
- the LOC101162248 gene encoding transmembrane protein 88: MSMSGTLEKGAHHQALDLSEELPPPLHHHHSNHHLHLHHSNSMASTSAVGGGRETPSRVVIPPPYSAAESGGGGSEAPLELRGSLDCWACSVLVTAQNLVIAAINACLAGLVFGTILTPAIVMVLFGFLCHSSVKPHGKNPYCSDLLTDGGCVALLVVGFLLVTPLLVLALAAYCRLARHLQLGLCFIPYSRAVYKNLPASQHRGLGTGCCGGGDAADSGGKGKVWV; the protein is encoded by the exons ATGAGTATGTCTGGGACTCTGGAGAAGGGCGCCCACCACCAAGCTCTGGACCTGTCAGAAGAACTGCCGCCTCCTCTGCACCACCACCACTCCAACCACCACCTTCACCTCCACCACTCCAACTCCATGGCCTCCACCTCCGCCGTAGGCGGGGGCAGAGAAACTCCCTCGCGGGTTGTCATACCTCCCCCGTACTCTGCGGCCGAGAGCGGGGGCGGGGGGAGCGAGGCTCCCCTGGAGCTGCGGGGTTCACTCGACTGCTGGGCCTGCTCGGTTCTGGTGACGGCCCAGAACCTGGTGATTGCTGCCATCAACgcctgcctcgccggactggTGTTCGGCACCATTCTGACCCCGGCCATCGTCATGGTCCTGTTCGGCTTCCTGTGCCACTCCTCG GTTAAGCCCCACGGGAAGAACCCCTACTGCTCGGACCTGCTGACGGACGGCGGCTGCGTGGCTCTGCTGGTGGTGGGATTCCTGTTGGTCACCCCCCTGCTGGTCCTGGCGCTGGCTGCGTACTGCCGCCTGGCTCGCCACCTCCAACTGGGCCTGTGCTTCATCCCGTACAGCCGGGCCGTGTACAAGAACCTGCCGGCCTCCCAGCACCGCGGCCTGGGCACAGGGTGCTGCGGAGGCGGAGATGCAGCCGACAGCGGCGGGAAAGGAAAGGTCTGGGTGTGA